A section of the Cervus canadensis isolate Bull #8, Minnesota chromosome 8, ASM1932006v1, whole genome shotgun sequence genome encodes:
- the LOC122446590 gene encoding cytoplasmic dynein 1 intermediate chain 2-like: MSDKSELKAELECKKQQLAQIREEKKRKEEERKKKETDQKKEAVAPVQEESDLEKKKKRREAEALLQSMDLTAESPIVPPPMSPSSKSVSTPSEAGSQDSGDGAVESRRGPIKLGMAKITQVDFPPREIVTYTKETQTPVMAQPKEDEEEDDDVVTPKPPIEPEEEKTLKKDEESDSKAPPHELTEEEKQQILHSEEFLSFFDHSTRTVERALSEQINVFFDYSGRDLEDKEGEIQAGAKLSLNRQFFDERWSKHRVVSCLDWSSQYPELLVASYNNNEDAPHEPDGVALVWNMKYKKTTPEYVFHCQSAVMSAMFAKFHPNLVVGGTYSGQIVLWDNRSNKRTPVQRTPLSAAAHTHPVYCVNVVGTQNAHNLISISTDGKICSWSLDMLSHPQDNRELVHKQSKAVAVTSMSFPVGDVNNFVVGSEEGSVYTACHHGSKAGISEMFEGHQGPITGIHCHSAVGAVDFSHLFVTSSFDWTVKLWTTKNNKPLYSFEDNSDYVCDVMWSPTHPALFACVDGMGRLDLWNLNNDTEVPTASISVEGNPALNHVRWTHSGREIAVGDSEGQIVIYDVGEQTAVPRNDEWARYGRTLAEINANRAGAEEEAATRIPA; encoded by the coding sequence ATGTCTGACAAAAGTGAATTAAAGGCAGAGTTGGAATGTAAGAAGCAGCAGTTGGCTcaaatcagagaggaaaagaagaggaaagaagaagaaagaaagaaaaaggaaactgatCAGAAGAAGGAAGCGGTTGCTCCTGTGCAAGAAGAATcagatcttgaaaaaaaaaaaaaaagaagagaagctgaagcaTTGCTTCAAAGCATGGATCTAACTGCAGAATCCCCCATTGTCCCTCCTCCTATGTCTCCATCCTCCAAATCTGTGAGCACACCAAGCGAAGCTGGGAGCCAGGACTCTGGAGATGGCGCGGTGGAATCTAGACGAGGACCTATTAAACTTGGAATGGCTAAAATTACACAAGTTGACTTTCCTCCTCGTGAAATTGTAACATACACAAAGGAAACTCAGACTCCAGTTATGGCTCAAcccaaagaagatgaagaagaagatGATGATGTGGTGACTCCTAAACCACCTATTGAACCTGAGGaagagaaaactttaaagaaagatgaagaaagtgaTAGTAAAGCTCctcctcatgagctgactgaagAAGAAAAGCAGCAAATCTTGCACTCTGAggaatttttaagtttctttgacCATTCCACAAGAACTGTAGAAAGAGCTCTTTCAGAGCAGATTAACGTCTTCTTTGACTATAGTGGAAGAGATTTGGAAGACAAAGAAGGAGAGATTCAAGCAGGTGCTAAACTGTCATTAAATCGACAATTTTTTGACGAACGTTGGTCAAAGCATCGGGTTGTTAGTTGTTTGGATTGGTCATCTCAGTATCCAGAATTACTGGTGGCTTCCTATAACAACAACGAAGATGCTCCTCATGAGCCTGACGGTGTGGCCCTTGTATGgaatatgaaatacaaaaaaactacTCCAGAGTATGTGTTTCACTGCCAGTCAGCCGTTATGTCTGCTATGTTTGCAAAATTTCATCCAAATCTGGTTGTGGGTGGTACATACTCAGGCCAGATTGTGCTGTGGGATAACCGTAGCAATAAAAGAACTCCCGTGCAGAGGACTCCGCTGTCAGCTGCAGCACACACGCATCCTGTGTATTGTGTAAATGTTGTTGGAACGCAGAATGCTCACAATCTGATTAGTATCTCTACTGATGGAAAAATTTGTTCGTGGAGTCTGGACATGCTTTCCCATCCACAGGATAACAGGGAATTAGTTCATAAACAGTCAAAGGCAGTCGCTGTGACATCTATGTCCTTCCCTGTTGGAGATGTCAACAACTTCGTTGTTGGAAGTGAGGAAGGTTCTGTGTACACAGCATGTCACCATGGCAGCAAAGCTGGAATCAGTGAGATGTTCGAGGGACATCAAGGACCAATTACTGGCATTCATTGTCATTCAGCTGTTGGAGCAGTGGACTTCTCACATCTTTTTGTCACTTCATCATTTGACTGGACAGTAAAACTTTGGACAACTAAAAATAACAAGCCTTTGTATTCATTTGAAGATAATTCAGACTATGTTTGTGATGTTATGTGGTCACCCACTCACCCAGCCCTGTTTGCCTGTGTGGATGGCATGGGTAGGCTGGATTTGTGGAATCTCAATAATGACACAGAGGTGCCAACTGCAAGCATTTCTGTGGAAGGTAATCCTGCTCTTAATCATGTAAGATGGACCCATTCTGGAAGAGAGATTGCCGTGGGTGATTCTGAAGGACAGATTGTTATATATGATGTGGGAGAGCAGACTGCTGTCCCCCGAAATGATGAATGGGCACGGTATGGCCGAACACTTGCAGAAATTAACGCAAACCGAGCGGGTGCAGAGGAGGAAGCAGCCACCCGAATACCTGCTTAG